Proteins from a genomic interval of Rhodococcoides fascians A25f:
- a CDS encoding LysR family transcriptional regulator, producing MELRQLKYFLAVGEELNFSRAAERCYVSQSAISLQIGKLEREIGEPLFERTSRVVRLTVVGAQLVSIARHMVELEQAALALTARRRNQLRLTGNMTFAANAIAAIVSVREHHPDAEIDFVLKRFAEQIEAVTSGDCQVALIRGSVERSGLHVTELWTEDLVVALAEGHPLAGEDNPSLRQLADYPLLLPKRSEQILLHRVIEREMKRSGLPLTFGPPVASDHTASAELLNHPQCWTILYASTADSTPKTGLVFRTEADRRLQLPVSAVVDATEPVTDVQRDLVAALAATAPVQPVQPTAPAS from the coding sequence GTGGAACTGCGACAGCTGAAGTACTTTCTCGCGGTCGGGGAAGAACTGAACTTCTCGCGTGCCGCCGAGCGCTGCTACGTCTCGCAGTCCGCGATCAGTCTGCAGATCGGCAAGCTGGAACGAGAAATCGGCGAGCCGCTGTTCGAGCGAACCTCACGCGTCGTTCGATTGACCGTTGTGGGAGCACAATTGGTCTCCATCGCGCGGCACATGGTGGAACTCGAGCAAGCCGCCCTGGCGTTGACGGCGCGCCGCCGAAACCAACTACGCCTCACCGGAAACATGACCTTCGCCGCGAACGCCATCGCGGCCATCGTCTCGGTGCGCGAGCACCATCCCGACGCCGAGATCGACTTCGTGCTGAAACGATTCGCAGAACAGATCGAAGCGGTGACGTCCGGGGACTGCCAGGTGGCGCTCATTCGCGGCAGCGTCGAACGTTCGGGACTGCACGTGACCGAACTGTGGACCGAGGATCTCGTCGTCGCGCTCGCCGAGGGGCATCCGCTGGCCGGCGAGGACAATCCGAGCCTGCGCCAACTCGCCGACTACCCGCTACTGCTGCCCAAACGCAGCGAGCAGATCCTGCTGCACCGGGTGATCGAACGCGAGATGAAGCGCAGCGGGCTTCCACTGACGTTCGGGCCGCCTGTCGCGTCGGATCACACCGCAAGCGCCGAACTGCTCAACCATCCGCAATGCTGGACGATTCTGTACGCCAGCACCGCCGACAGCACGCCCAAGACCGGTCTCGTCTTCCGCACCGAGGCCGACCGAAGACTGCAACTACCGGTCTCGGCGGTGGTCGACGCCACCGAGCCGGTCACCGACGTCCAACGCGACCTCGTGGCAGCCCTGGCGGCGACGGCACCGGTTCAGCCTGTTCAACCCACGGCACCGGCGAGCTGA
- a CDS encoding NAD(P)/FAD-dependent oxidoreductase: protein MKTYDVVIVGSGFGALAAAKSLGKAGVTFSLISSTTEHLFQPLLYQAATGMLSTGEIAPPIRRILAQYDSADVRLGRVVDVDPEAHQVTYIGAGESHTIGFGRLIVATGATQAYFGRDEFKDRTFALKTVDDAIALREQILSCYETAHMTTDPAARKELLSFVVVGAGATGVELAGQIRDLAHRYFAGSFPDIEPGDVTVTLVDGVKEVLPAFGGKLSAYARTKLEKSGVDVVTGAMVTDIADDVVTVQDVDTKTSRTYPAKTVIWSAGVQASELAATIAERTGCETDRAGRLLVHEDLTVGSAKDIYAIGDVTSLNKLPGQSPVAMQQGRHVAKMIIGKVDAGTPFKYTDKGSMSIVGRFSAVARLFGKVDMSGPIAWLMWLAVHLMYLVGFRNRYVAVVSWMTSYIGDKRPHFQYTDHSASLVERAGETADDEERKAA, encoded by the coding sequence GTGAAAACGTACGACGTCGTCATCGTGGGATCGGGATTCGGAGCGTTGGCTGCTGCCAAGTCTCTGGGCAAGGCCGGTGTGACGTTCTCGCTCATCTCCAGCACCACCGAGCACCTCTTTCAGCCGCTGCTCTACCAGGCCGCCACCGGAATGCTCTCGACGGGTGAGATCGCCCCGCCGATCCGACGCATCCTCGCGCAGTACGACTCCGCCGACGTCCGTCTGGGGCGCGTCGTCGACGTCGATCCCGAGGCACACCAGGTGACCTACATCGGTGCCGGGGAGAGCCACACCATCGGCTTCGGTCGGCTCATCGTCGCAACGGGTGCCACGCAGGCGTACTTCGGCCGCGACGAGTTCAAGGACCGCACGTTCGCGCTCAAGACCGTGGACGACGCGATTGCGCTCCGTGAGCAGATCCTGAGCTGCTACGAGACCGCGCACATGACGACCGATCCCGCCGCCCGCAAGGAGCTGCTGAGCTTCGTCGTCGTCGGTGCAGGCGCGACGGGCGTCGAATTGGCCGGCCAGATCAGGGATCTCGCGCACCGCTACTTCGCCGGCTCGTTCCCCGACATCGAACCGGGCGACGTCACGGTCACTCTCGTCGACGGTGTCAAGGAGGTTCTGCCCGCATTCGGCGGCAAGCTCAGCGCGTACGCCCGCACGAAGCTGGAGAAGTCGGGCGTCGACGTCGTCACCGGGGCCATGGTCACCGACATCGCCGACGACGTCGTGACCGTGCAGGATGTCGACACCAAGACGTCGCGTACCTACCCGGCAAAGACCGTCATCTGGTCGGCAGGCGTTCAGGCGAGCGAGTTGGCGGCCACGATCGCCGAGCGCACCGGATGCGAAACCGACCGTGCCGGACGCCTTCTCGTGCACGAGGATCTGACGGTCGGCTCGGCGAAGGACATCTACGCGATCGGCGACGTGACGTCGTTGAACAAGCTCCCCGGACAGTCGCCCGTGGCGATGCAGCAGGGCAGGCACGTCGCGAAGATGATCATCGGGAAGGTCGACGCCGGGACGCCGTTCAAGTACACCGACAAGGGCAGCATGTCGATCGTCGGCCGATTCAGTGCTGTGGCACGGTTGTTCGGCAAGGTCGACATGTCCGGACCGATCGCCTGGCTCATGTGGCTCGCCGTGCACCTGATGTACCTGGTCGGCTTCCGAAACCGCTATGTTGCCGTGGTGTCGTGGATGACCTCCTACATCGGCGACAAGCGACCGCACTTCCAGTACACCGACCACTCGGCCTCGCTGGTCGAGCGCGCCGGTGAGACTGCGGATGACGAGGAACGAAAGGCAGCCTAG
- a CDS encoding response regulator, which produces MITVLIADDQPVVRQGFELFLAGHPDIHVVGQATSGKHAVQQVTDLRPDVVLMDIRMPNGDGLTATREILARFDTIRIIVVTTFDLDEYVFAALDSGASGFLLKDTDPDELADAVVTVAGGGAVLSPRLTPRLMTEFARRGAPRPHTYVAPQHDLSLREMEVVQLLSQGLGNNEIARALHLEQSTVKTHVGNICRKLDVNTRVHVVIWAYRNGLVSS; this is translated from the coding sequence ATGATCACCGTCCTGATCGCCGACGATCAGCCCGTGGTTCGACAGGGATTCGAGCTGTTCCTGGCCGGCCATCCCGACATCCACGTCGTCGGACAGGCAACCTCGGGAAAGCATGCCGTGCAACAGGTTACGGACCTTCGCCCCGACGTCGTACTGATGGACATCAGGATGCCGAACGGAGACGGACTGACCGCAACACGGGAGATTCTGGCGCGGTTCGACACCATCCGCATCATCGTCGTCACCACGTTCGACCTCGACGAGTACGTGTTCGCGGCGCTCGACAGTGGTGCATCCGGCTTTCTGCTCAAGGACACCGATCCCGACGAGCTCGCCGACGCGGTGGTCACCGTGGCCGGCGGCGGTGCGGTGCTCTCACCCCGCCTGACCCCGCGTCTGATGACGGAGTTCGCCCGCCGGGGCGCGCCGAGGCCACACACTTACGTTGCACCGCAACATGATCTGAGTCTTCGCGAGATGGAAGTGGTGCAACTGTTGTCGCAGGGCCTGGGCAACAACGAGATTGCCCGGGCCCTGCACCTCGAACAGAGCACCGTGAAAACTCACGTCGGGAACATCTGTCGCAAACTCGACGTCAACACCCGAGTCCACGTGGTTATCTGGGCCTACCGCAACGGCCTGGTGAGCAGCTAG
- a CDS encoding sensor histidine kinase, which produces MPAGSTMLRRFRPAWRPLNPAVLPIEMLLATVFYAGFQLSTGMVGDTRDELVGSPALIAVSVVATIAMTAVTCARRSFPVTSYLTVVAISVALIQVLPDRTLGFTPLYWFAIAALAIRVTGLRLFAPLTLGLILEIAVSVDTRLSFPDAAAGPGGTIGVVAEQVANLIINYTVLIALGKYIARNRTQELENEAALDRAELEHRQQLNAALDNERRTMARELHDVAAHHLTGMLIQAKASKTLITSDPEQARELLTGAIGHGQRTLDSLRQIVGILRPSTTDQNAPQPMIADIPGLIEQSRMSFASITVDIGIHTAGDTGDTDSAVQLTCYRIVQEALSNARRHAPNCDVTVQVSDRSSAIEVTVSNTITSDASGRRESAGQGFGIPGMQERAALLGGTLDAGLSADGTAWSVRARLPVNGKISRPAELIA; this is translated from the coding sequence GTGCCGGCTGGTTCCACGATGCTGCGCAGGTTCAGACCCGCGTGGCGGCCGCTCAATCCCGCCGTACTGCCGATCGAGATGCTACTGGCCACCGTTTTCTATGCCGGGTTCCAGCTCTCCACGGGCATGGTCGGTGACACCAGGGACGAACTCGTCGGCAGCCCAGCCCTGATCGCGGTGAGTGTCGTCGCCACCATCGCGATGACTGCTGTGACGTGTGCACGCCGGTCGTTTCCCGTCACGTCCTATCTGACGGTGGTAGCCATCAGTGTCGCGCTGATTCAGGTTCTGCCCGACCGCACTCTCGGGTTCACCCCGCTCTACTGGTTTGCCATCGCCGCGTTGGCCATTCGGGTGACCGGGCTACGCCTGTTCGCACCCCTCACACTCGGGCTGATCCTCGAAATCGCCGTCAGCGTCGACACCCGCCTGTCCTTTCCGGATGCCGCAGCAGGCCCCGGTGGAACGATCGGCGTGGTGGCCGAGCAGGTGGCTAATCTGATCATCAACTACACGGTACTCATCGCACTCGGAAAATACATCGCGCGCAACCGGACCCAGGAACTCGAGAACGAGGCGGCACTGGACCGAGCCGAACTGGAACACCGACAACAACTGAATGCGGCACTGGACAACGAACGAAGAACCATGGCTCGCGAACTCCACGACGTCGCTGCCCACCACCTGACCGGAATGCTCATCCAAGCCAAGGCTTCCAAGACTCTCATCACGAGCGACCCCGAGCAGGCACGCGAACTGCTCACCGGTGCAATCGGACACGGCCAGCGCACCCTCGACAGCCTGCGCCAGATCGTCGGCATCCTGCGCCCGAGCACCACCGACCAGAACGCACCGCAGCCGATGATCGCCGACATCCCCGGTCTGATCGAGCAATCACGAATGTCGTTCGCGTCCATCACGGTAGACATCGGGATACACACCGCCGGAGACACAGGCGACACCGACAGCGCCGTGCAGTTGACGTGCTACCGCATCGTTCAGGAGGCGTTGTCCAATGCCCGACGCCATGCGCCCAACTGCGATGTGACCGTGCAGGTATCCGATCGTTCGTCGGCCATCGAGGTGACCGTGAGCAACACGATCACCTCGGACGCCTCCGGCCGACGCGAATCGGCGGGGCAGGGTTTCGGCATCCCGGGAATGCAGGAGCGAGCCGCACTGCTCGGAGGAACCCTCGACGCCGGATTGTCGGCCGACGGAACGGCATGGTCCGTACGCGCTCGGCTGCCTGTCAACGGGAAGATCTCCCGGCCCGCAGAGCTGATTGCATGA
- a CDS encoding outer membrane protein assembly factor BamB family protein, whose amino-acid sequence MTVIAAVIAVQDDPSPAVATAPNVAATTTSVVPRAPEVQWSRSAEDVYGREFAQFSDPGAGSQNYPSAASFIDAGEVYVASVGLPDPSTGNFDAPALVGLDATDGSTVWRRDDFRVDSCADQLLFGNLVCVSTSESENPDSQIVVVNAMTGEERSVAAPQRILAVGTDGSSLYTVNSTVTPQGYEGTPQIKRGSIDDVGRDWVSEFPGVAIYAGSPSSAITFDGTYGLGRFGSTAIGFDSATGAITWYRGYPDSCVQQPYRVKPALVIMTELVCSWSEAFTGTAAVTSDGRVLARSSTPIYPYPEIDSPADLSLPMIVGDTAFDRSTGAFVWSNPALASTNGVAVVGDVVIARASGTAHVTALDLRTGAIRWENDPEDYYPITAYADGLAYSTAGGIVESIALQDGSTRRRVEIEPTPDRFGSDPYLGSRVTQSSDGLVYTSTATIALVDP is encoded by the coding sequence GTGACTGTCATTGCTGCCGTGATCGCCGTGCAGGACGACCCTTCGCCTGCGGTTGCGACTGCACCGAACGTGGCGGCCACGACGACCTCGGTCGTTCCCCGTGCGCCGGAGGTCCAGTGGTCCAGATCTGCAGAAGATGTCTACGGCCGCGAATTCGCGCAGTTCAGTGATCCGGGCGCGGGAAGCCAGAACTATCCCAGCGCAGCGTCGTTCATCGATGCAGGCGAGGTGTATGTCGCCTCTGTCGGCCTACCCGATCCCTCTACCGGTAACTTCGACGCCCCCGCGCTGGTGGGTCTCGATGCAACGGATGGATCCACCGTGTGGCGGCGTGACGACTTCCGAGTGGACTCCTGTGCGGACCAGCTTCTGTTCGGAAATCTCGTGTGCGTGTCTACCAGCGAATCGGAGAACCCGGATTCGCAGATCGTCGTGGTGAACGCTATGACCGGCGAGGAGCGCTCCGTTGCTGCGCCGCAGCGGATCCTTGCGGTCGGCACCGATGGATCCTCTCTCTACACGGTCAATTCGACCGTGACACCGCAGGGTTACGAGGGAACTCCGCAGATCAAGAGGGGCTCCATCGACGATGTCGGCCGCGATTGGGTCAGCGAGTTTCCCGGCGTGGCCATCTACGCAGGTTCGCCGAGCTCGGCGATCACCTTCGACGGTACATACGGCCTGGGTCGATTCGGTTCGACCGCAATAGGATTCGACTCGGCCACCGGGGCGATTACGTGGTATCGGGGTTATCCCGACAGTTGCGTGCAGCAGCCGTACCGGGTGAAACCGGCGCTGGTGATCATGACCGAGTTGGTGTGCTCGTGGTCGGAGGCATTCACCGGCACCGCCGCTGTCACTTCCGATGGTCGAGTTCTGGCCAGGTCATCGACGCCGATCTATCCCTATCCCGAGATCGATTCTCCTGCTGACCTATCCCTGCCGATGATCGTCGGTGATACCGCGTTCGACCGTTCGACCGGAGCGTTCGTCTGGTCGAATCCCGCACTGGCGTCGACCAACGGTGTGGCCGTCGTGGGGGACGTGGTGATCGCCCGTGCTTCTGGAACCGCTCACGTCACGGCACTGGATCTGAGAACCGGGGCGATCCGCTGGGAGAACGACCCGGAGGATTACTATCCGATCACCGCGTACGCCGATGGTCTTGCGTACTCCACGGCGGGCGGCATCGTGGAATCGATTGCTTTGCAGGATGGCTCGACTCGTCGACGGGTAGAGATCGAGCCGACGCCCGATCGTTTCGGATCCGATCCGTACCTCGGATCGCGAGTCACGCAATCCAGCGATGGGCTGGTGTATACGTCCACAGCCACGATTGCCTTGGTCGACCCGTAG
- a CDS encoding SixA phosphatase family protein: MATSRTLVLMRHGKSGYPDGVPDHERPLAPRGEREAGLAGAWIAEHVGRVDAVLCSTALRTRETLAATGLGDAPTRFERDIYGGSADEIIDEIRLADTYFDDVTVSTLLVVGHEPGIPWTALELAADDDTDVAREVRHRFPTSAIAVLTTEKSWAELAASSATITEFCIPRADQ; encoded by the coding sequence ATGGCGACCTCTAGGACCCTCGTGCTGATGCGGCACGGCAAATCCGGCTACCCCGACGGCGTTCCCGACCACGAGCGACCGTTGGCGCCGCGCGGCGAACGCGAGGCGGGACTTGCCGGAGCCTGGATTGCCGAGCACGTCGGCCGCGTGGACGCAGTGCTGTGTTCGACGGCCCTGCGCACTCGCGAAACCCTGGCCGCCACCGGTCTGGGCGATGCTCCCACCCGGTTCGAGCGCGACATCTACGGCGGATCCGCAGACGAGATCATCGACGAAATCCGTCTCGCCGACACGTATTTCGACGACGTGACGGTATCGACCTTGCTGGTCGTCGGGCACGAGCCCGGAATCCCTTGGACTGCACTCGAATTGGCGGCAGACGATGACACCGACGTCGCCCGCGAGGTTCGGCACCGCTTCCCCACTTCTGCGATAGCAGTGCTCACCACCGAAAAATCGTGGGCCGAGCTCGCAGCGAGCTCGGCCACGATCACCGAGTTCTGCATCCCGCGCGCGGATCAGTAG
- a CDS encoding GtrA family protein — translation MHVSDRLTDHVPERWLEPLVKHAEALKFLIVGAITFVVTVVLFFGLKWTILQDKPVTANVLAVLIATIVSYILNREWSFTARGGRRRHHEAALFFAVAGTGLAINQLPLWVSSYMLDLRAPNVSFLTENIADFVSGSIIGTLLATAFRWWAMRKFVFPEPVNVVPDSAPLTVYGGRHGDL, via the coding sequence ATGCATGTGTCCGACCGTCTCACCGACCACGTTCCCGAGCGCTGGCTCGAGCCCCTCGTCAAGCACGCCGAGGCTCTCAAGTTCCTCATCGTCGGAGCGATCACCTTCGTCGTCACCGTCGTACTGTTCTTCGGCCTGAAGTGGACGATCCTGCAGGACAAGCCGGTGACAGCGAACGTTCTGGCGGTGCTGATCGCGACGATCGTGTCGTACATCCTCAACCGGGAATGGTCGTTCACCGCCCGCGGCGGACGTCGGCGACACCACGAGGCCGCGCTGTTCTTCGCCGTCGCCGGAACCGGCCTGGCAATCAACCAGCTACCGCTGTGGGTGTCCAGTTACATGCTGGATCTGCGCGCTCCGAACGTGTCCTTCCTCACCGAAAACATCGCCGACTTCGTCAGCGGCTCGATCATCGGCACACTGCTGGCGACCGCGTTCCGATGGTGGGCAATGCGCAAGTTCGTCTTCCCGGAACCGGTGAATGTTGTCCCCGATTCTGCGCCTCTGACCGTTTACGGTGGACGGCATGGCGACCTCTAG
- a CDS encoding TetR/AcrR family transcriptional regulator has protein sequence MPKIVDHEARRSEIVAAVWRVIERAGMNGATVRSVAAEAGVSPGSLRYYFSDQGELVLFAAEAMTQRIVHRLEAHPTEGDGLARAVRVLEEMLPLDENRRVEASVWLEAIARARFDDRLAALKTAGWFGSRYLCRLAWAHLRDLDLPNSPQFSFGSDADEYAVTELHIYVDGLTLHAVTYPEQLPSDEVRRLLRYYLTTRL, from the coding sequence ATGCCGAAGATCGTCGACCACGAAGCTCGCCGATCGGAGATCGTCGCCGCCGTCTGGCGCGTGATCGAGCGAGCGGGAATGAACGGGGCGACCGTGCGCAGCGTCGCCGCCGAGGCCGGCGTCTCCCCCGGATCACTGCGGTACTACTTCTCCGACCAAGGAGAACTCGTGCTGTTCGCAGCCGAGGCCATGACGCAGCGCATCGTGCATCGGTTGGAAGCACACCCCACCGAGGGTGACGGACTGGCGCGCGCTGTCCGAGTCCTCGAAGAAATGCTCCCACTCGACGAGAACCGCCGCGTCGAGGCGTCGGTATGGCTCGAGGCGATCGCCCGAGCCCGATTCGACGACCGGTTGGCCGCCCTCAAGACCGCGGGATGGTTCGGGAGCCGGTACCTGTGCCGACTCGCGTGGGCGCACCTACGCGATCTGGATCTGCCGAACTCGCCGCAATTCTCGTTCGGAAGCGACGCGGACGAGTACGCCGTCACCGAACTACACATCTACGTCGACGGGCTCACGCTGCACGCAGTGACGTATCCCGAACAACTCCCATCCGACGAGGTGCGCCGACTGCTGCGGTACTACCTGACGACGCGGCTCTAG
- a CDS encoding GAP family protein yields the protein MFFNVVGLALVDSIGVGTLVVPLWMMVRPSFRVRGVLLHLSVLGLLYLGVGIALLTVFKDANFALIAHAVPGNAWVRITVGGVVLLAGLVCDRRRRRPSGAWWMRAPASARGVVLLAVAVGAVEVSTMLPYVAAIEAVAASARGWAFSVAILAIYVLITLLPALVLLIARVAASQLVSSLLWRLMHRVERWSQDVVVTVLIVVGALLVADAAVEMNLV from the coding sequence GTGTTTTTTAACGTGGTCGGGCTGGCATTGGTGGACAGCATCGGTGTCGGCACGCTCGTCGTCCCGCTGTGGATGATGGTGCGGCCGTCGTTCCGGGTTCGAGGGGTTCTGTTGCACCTGAGCGTGCTGGGGCTGCTGTATCTCGGAGTCGGGATCGCGCTGCTGACGGTGTTCAAAGATGCGAATTTTGCCCTTATTGCCCATGCCGTACCCGGAAATGCGTGGGTGCGGATCACTGTGGGTGGTGTCGTTCTGCTCGCGGGGCTCGTCTGCGATCGACGGCGTCGACGCCCGAGTGGTGCGTGGTGGATGCGGGCACCTGCGAGTGCGCGAGGGGTGGTCCTCCTCGCTGTTGCAGTGGGCGCGGTCGAGGTGTCGACGATGCTGCCGTATGTCGCCGCGATCGAGGCGGTGGCCGCATCCGCACGGGGATGGGCATTCTCGGTCGCGATTCTCGCGATCTACGTACTCATCACCCTGCTACCGGCTCTGGTTCTGCTCATCGCCAGAGTCGCTGCATCGCAACTTGTTTCGTCACTTCTCTGGCGTCTGATGCACCGCGTCGAACGCTGGAGCCAGGACGTGGTGGTGACGGTACTGATCGTCGTGGGTGCGTTGCTGGTCGCAGATGCGGCCGTCGAGATGAACCTGGTGTGA
- a CDS encoding CPBP family intramembrane glutamic endopeptidase: protein MASSLDANAAAHSRRRGLTAVGTAVSILALVAGWGIVYFIGLVGALWRFREPNAPAPVLTLSDQWMDLAVGLVQVAIGAAAIAAVYFVRRRTLPAVWPMRRGTALEAAITWCAAIGAASALLLVLSRMDVLRFSFSVPASVESDWLAVVSALAVGLREEPILVALPVLLLVGRLPIWAIMALSATMRGFLYLYFGGGGFLWALCWGAAAVWVFYRYRRLWVLIAVHGLVMNVQVFDRVIPSDNAATIMQWVNILILFTALLWWLTPRALEAFLPNTVAVRYGDSTVETTPMVAEVVLNPEKLDPDTPRRNPPVKP from the coding sequence GTGGCGAGCAGTCTGGATGCGAATGCCGCGGCTCACTCGCGTCGACGTGGCTTGACCGCAGTCGGCACGGCCGTGTCGATTCTGGCTCTGGTGGCCGGTTGGGGCATCGTCTACTTCATCGGTCTGGTGGGTGCGCTGTGGCGTTTCCGCGAGCCGAATGCGCCTGCGCCCGTACTCACGCTGTCGGATCAATGGATGGACCTTGCGGTCGGCCTGGTTCAGGTGGCGATCGGGGCGGCGGCTATCGCTGCGGTGTATTTCGTTCGGCGTCGCACGTTGCCCGCGGTATGGCCGATGCGTCGCGGTACTGCGCTCGAGGCGGCGATCACCTGGTGCGCTGCGATCGGTGCTGCGTCGGCATTGCTGCTCGTGCTGTCTCGGATGGATGTGCTCCGCTTCAGCTTCTCGGTTCCGGCTTCGGTCGAATCCGATTGGCTTGCAGTGGTTTCCGCGCTGGCCGTCGGTCTGCGTGAGGAGCCGATCCTGGTGGCGCTTCCGGTGCTGCTGCTCGTGGGCAGGTTGCCGATCTGGGCAATCATGGCGTTGTCGGCGACGATGCGGGGCTTCCTCTATCTGTACTTCGGCGGTGGCGGTTTTCTCTGGGCGCTGTGCTGGGGTGCGGCGGCGGTGTGGGTGTTCTATCGCTACCGACGGCTGTGGGTGTTGATCGCAGTGCACGGTCTGGTGATGAACGTTCAGGTGTTCGATCGAGTGATTCCGTCCGACAATGCCGCAACGATCATGCAGTGGGTCAACATCCTGATCCTGTTCACCGCGCTGTTGTGGTGGCTGACCCCGAGGGCTCTGGAGGCGTTTCTGCCGAACACGGTGGCCGTTCGTTACGGCGATTCGACAGTCGAGACAACGCCGATGGTGGCCGAGGTCGTGCTCAATCCCGAGAAGCTCGATCCGGATACACCCAGAAGAAACCCGCCCGTCAAGCCCTGA
- a CDS encoding TetR/AcrR family transcriptional regulator: protein MANDTRARILEATAELYRRQGMTATGLKQIAAAANAPFGSIYHHFPGGKEQISEEVIRAEGVRYGLLVGRQLAAVTDVVDGIPEIFASAATLLVELDYTEACSIETIALEVASTNERLRLATEAVFTGWIDGLTQWFTETGLPDDACRSLALGCLTSLEGAFVLCRSLRSTEPMIAAGLAVQDRTRAAVHAGT from the coding sequence ATGGCCAACGACACTCGCGCGCGAATCCTCGAAGCGACCGCCGAGCTGTACCGGCGTCAAGGTATGACCGCGACCGGACTCAAACAGATTGCTGCGGCGGCCAACGCCCCCTTCGGGTCCATCTATCACCACTTCCCCGGCGGCAAGGAACAGATCAGCGAAGAAGTCATCCGTGCCGAGGGCGTGCGCTACGGCCTCCTTGTCGGCAGGCAACTTGCCGCCGTCACCGATGTGGTGGACGGGATACCCGAGATCTTCGCCTCGGCGGCAACGTTGTTGGTCGAACTCGACTACACCGAGGCGTGCTCGATCGAGACCATCGCACTCGAGGTGGCCAGCACCAACGAACGATTGCGTCTCGCAACGGAAGCCGTGTTCACCGGCTGGATCGACGGCCTCACACAGTGGTTCACCGAAACCGGCCTGCCGGACGATGCATGTCGGAGCCTGGCTCTGGGATGCCTGACGAGCCTCGAAGGTGCCTTCGTGTTGTGCCGCAGCTTGCGGTCCACAGAACCGATGATCGCCGCCGGTCTGGCCGTCCAGGATCGAACGCGCGCGGCTGTGCACGCGGGTACCTAG
- a CDS encoding alpha/beta fold hydrolase codes for MKRIDLAAGPIDYLDTGGDGPVLVFGHGLLMNETQWRKVIPLLGGYRCIAPTLPLGGHRSPMKPEADLTQRGIARIIADFLEALDLTDVTLVLNDSGGGQFIVSDGRADRVGRLVLASCEAFDNFPPLPARPAAALCRVPGGTSLFLRLLATKFVRHNKRAWGGLSKHGIPDEVLDDWFAPATRSAEIRRDLRKFATGTPSRKTLLTWVSRLSTFDRPVLVIWATEDTMMPLIHADRLRELFADARQVLIDDSWTLIPEDQPERFAAALREFVPDDPAHVTYR; via the coding sequence GTGAAGCGAATCGACCTGGCGGCTGGACCGATCGACTACCTCGACACCGGCGGTGACGGTCCGGTGCTCGTCTTCGGGCACGGACTACTCATGAACGAGACACAGTGGCGCAAAGTGATCCCACTCCTCGGGGGATATCGCTGCATTGCTCCTACGCTGCCGTTGGGCGGACATCGGAGCCCGATGAAACCGGAGGCCGACCTCACGCAGCGCGGCATCGCCAGGATCATCGCCGACTTTCTCGAGGCGCTCGACCTCACCGATGTCACGTTGGTACTCAACGACAGTGGCGGCGGGCAATTCATCGTCTCCGACGGCCGCGCCGATCGAGTCGGACGTTTGGTCCTCGCGTCATGCGAGGCCTTCGACAATTTTCCGCCGCTGCCTGCCCGGCCCGCAGCGGCGCTGTGCCGAGTGCCCGGTGGCACCTCGCTGTTTCTGCGACTGCTGGCCACGAAGTTCGTTCGACACAACAAGCGCGCATGGGGCGGGCTCAGCAAGCACGGGATCCCCGACGAGGTGCTCGACGACTGGTTCGCGCCTGCAACGCGCAGCGCGGAGATTCGGCGCGATCTGCGTAAGTTCGCCACCGGCACACCATCGCGAAAGACGTTGCTGACGTGGGTCTCTCGGCTCTCGACGTTCGATCGCCCGGTCCTCGTGATCTGGGCGACAGAGGACACGATGATGCCGCTCATCCATGCCGACCGGCTGCGAGAGTTGTTTGCCGATGCACGTCAGGTGCTCATCGATGACTCGTGGACACTCATTCCGGAAGACCAGCCCGAACGGTTCGCGGCTGCCCTCCGAGAGTTCGTCCCGGACGACCCGGCACACGTGACTTATCGGTGA